The Caloenas nicobarica isolate bCalNic1 chromosome 15, bCalNic1.hap1, whole genome shotgun sequence genome includes a region encoding these proteins:
- the RBM38 gene encoding RNA-binding protein 38, translating to MHTVQKDTTFTKIFVGGLPYHTTDSSLRKYFEVFGDIEEAVVITDRQTGKSRGYGFVTMADRAAAERACKDPNPIIDGRKANVNLAYLGAKPRSIQTGFTIGVQQLHPAFIQRPFGLTPHYVYPQAIIQPSVVIPTPVQSITSPYIDYTAASQAYSQYTTAAYDQYPYAASPAAGFVGYGYTGAVQPPITASTPAAPAAAFVQYQPQQLQPDRMQ from the exons ATGCACACCGTGCAGAAGGACACCACCTTCACCAAGATCTTCGTCGGGGGGCTGCCCTACCACACCACCGACTCCTCCCTCAGGAAGTACTTCGAGGTCTTCGGGGACATCGAGGAGGCGGTGGTGATCACCGACCGGCAGACCGGCAAATCCCGGGGATACGGCTTT GTGACCATGGcagacagagctgcagctgaaagAGCATGCAAAGACCCAAACCCCATCATTGATGGCAGGAAAGCAAACGTGAACCTGGCCTATTTGGGAGCAAAACCAAGGAGTATTCAAACTG GTTTTACCATAGGTGTGCAGCAGCTACATCCAGCCTTCATTCAGAGACCCTTTGG GCTCACGCCTCACTATGTTTACCCCCAAGCTATCATCCAGCCCAGCGTGGTGATCCCCACCCCTGTGCAGTCCATCACCTCTCCCTACATCGACTACACCGCCGCCAGCCAAGCCTATTCCCAGTACACCACCGCTGCCTACGACCAGTACCCCTACGCTGCCTCCCCCGCCGCCGGGTTTGTGGGGTATGGCTACACGGGCGCGGTGCAGCCCCCCATCACCGCCAGCacccccgcggcccccgccgccgccttcgTGCAGtaccagccccagcagctgcagcccgaCCGCATGCAGTGA
- the RAE1 gene encoding mRNA export factor RAE1 isoform X2, translating into MSLFGSTSGFGTGGTSMFGSTTADNHNPMKDIEVTSPPDDSISCLAFSPPTLPGNFLIAGSWANDVRCWEVQDNGQTIPKAQQMHTGPVLDGCWSDDGSKVFTASCDKTAKMWDLNSNQAIQIAQHDAPVKTIHWIKAPNYSCVMTGSWDKTLKFWDTRSPTPMMTLQLPERCYCADVVHPMAAVATAERGLIVYQLENQPSEFRRIESPLKHQHRCVAIFKDKVNKPTGFALGSIEGRVAIHYINPPNPAKDNFTFKCHRSNGTNTSAPQDIYAVNGIAFHPVHGTLATVGSDGRFSFWDKDARTKLKTSEQLDQPISACCFNHNGNIFAYASSYDWSKGHEFYNPQKKNYIFLRNAAEELKPRNKK; encoded by the exons ATGAGTCTGTTTGGATCAACATCGGGGTTCGGTACGGGAGGTACCAGCATGTTCGGCAGTACAACCGCAGATAACCATAACCCCATGAAG GATATTGAAGTAACATCTCCACCTGACGACAGCATATCGTGTTTAGCGTTTAGTCCACCAACATTGCCGGGTAATTTCCTCATTGCAGGATCATGGGCAAATGAT GTTCGCTGCTGGGAAGTTCAAGATAACGGACAGACAATCCCGAAGGCTCAGCAGATGCACACAGGGCCTGTACTAGATGGCTGCTGGAGTGAT GATGGGAGTAAAGTATTTACTGCTTCCTGTGATAAAACTGCCAAAATGTGGGATCTCAACAGTAATCAGGCTATTCAGATTGCACAA catgaTGCTCCTGTGAAGACCATCCATTGGATTAAAGCACCAAATTACAGCTGTGTGATGACAGGAAGCTGGGATAAAACTTTAaag TTCTGGGATACCCGTTCACCAACACCTATGATGACATTGCAGCTCCCTGAGCGATGTTACTGTGCAGATGTG GTTCATCCCATGGCTGCTGTGGCCACTGCAGAAAGGGGTTTGATAGTTTATCAGTTAGAGAATCAACCTTCTGAATTTAGAAGAATAGAATCTCCTCTTAAACACCAg CATCGCTGtgttgctatttttaaagacaaagtgAACAAACCTACTGGATTTGCCCTTGGGAGTATTGAAGGAAGAGTAGCTATTCATTACATCAACCCCCCAAATCC tgcaaaagataatttcacttttaaatgtCATCGCTCCAATGGAACAAACACATCAGCACCTCAGGATATCTATGCT GTAAATGGGATAGCATTTCACCCTGTCCATGGCACTCTTGCAACAGTAGGATCTGATGGTAGATTCAGCTTTTGGGATAAAGATGCACGAACGAAGCTAAAAACATCGGAACAACTTGACCAGCCGATATCTGCTTGTTGTTTCAACCATAATGGCAATATATTTGCATATGCTTCCAGTTACGATTGGTCAAAG ggtCACGAATTTTATaatccacaaaagaaaaactacattttCCTGCGAAATGCAGCGGAAGAGTTAAAGCCCAGGAATAAGAAGTA A
- the RAE1 gene encoding mRNA export factor RAE1 isoform X1: MSLFGSTSGFGTGGTSMFGSTTADNHNPMKDIEVTSPPDDSISCLAFSPPTLPGNFLIAGSWANDVRCWEVQDNGQTIPKAQQMHTGPVLDGCWSDDGSKVFTASCDKTAKMWDLNSNQAIQIAQHDAPVKTIHWIKAPNYSCVMTGSWDKTLKFWDTRSPTPMMTLQLPERCYCADVVHPMAAVATAERGLIVYQLENQPSEFRRIESPLKHQHRCVAIFKDKVNKPTGFALGSIEGRVAIHYINPPNPAKDNFTFKCHRSNGTNTSAPQDIYAVNGIAFHPVHGTLATVGSDGRFSFWDKDARTKLKTSEQLDQPISACCFNHNGNIFAYASSYDWSKGHEFYNPQKKNYIFLRNAAEELKPRNKK; encoded by the exons ATGAGTCTGTTTGGATCAACATCGGGGTTCGGTACGGGAGGTACCAGCATGTTCGGCAGTACAACCGCAGATAACCATAACCCCATGAAG GATATTGAAGTAACATCTCCACCTGACGACAGCATATCGTGTTTAGCGTTTAGTCCACCAACATTGCCGGGTAATTTCCTCATTGCAGGATCATGGGCAAATGAT GTTCGCTGCTGGGAAGTTCAAGATAACGGACAGACAATCCCGAAGGCTCAGCAGATGCACACAGGGCCTGTACTAGATGGCTGCTGGAGTGAT GATGGGAGTAAAGTATTTACTGCTTCCTGTGATAAAACTGCCAAAATGTGGGATCTCAACAGTAATCAGGCTATTCAGATTGCACAA catgaTGCTCCTGTGAAGACCATCCATTGGATTAAAGCACCAAATTACAGCTGTGTGATGACAGGAAGCTGGGATAAAACTTTAaag TTCTGGGATACCCGTTCACCAACACCTATGATGACATTGCAGCTCCCTGAGCGATGTTACTGTGCAGATGTG GTTCATCCCATGGCTGCTGTGGCCACTGCAGAAAGGGGTTTGATAGTTTATCAGTTAGAGAATCAACCTTCTGAATTTAGAAGAATAGAATCTCCTCTTAAACACCAg CATCGCTGtgttgctatttttaaagacaaagtgAACAAACCTACTGGATTTGCCCTTGGGAGTATTGAAGGAAGAGTAGCTATTCATTACATCAACCCCCCAAATCC tgcaaaagataatttcacttttaaatgtCATCGCTCCAATGGAACAAACACATCAGCACCTCAGGATATCTATGCT GTAAATGGGATAGCATTTCACCCTGTCCATGGCACTCTTGCAACAGTAGGATCTGATGGTAGATTCAGCTTTTGGGATAAAGATGCACGAACGAAGCTAAAAACATCGGAACAACTTGACCAGCCGATATCTGCTTGTTGTTTCAACCATAATGGCAATATATTTGCATATGCTTCCAGTTACGATTGGTCAAAG ggtCACGAATTTTATaatccacaaaagaaaaactacattttCCTGCGAAATGCAGCGGAAGAGTTAAAGCCCAGGAATAAGAAGTAG